A single region of the Phycisphaerae bacterium RAS1 genome encodes:
- a CDS encoding putative type I restriction enzymeP M protein, whose protein sequence is MITGKLRNDIDKLWTEFWTGGITNPLTVIEQISFLMFSRLLDLSAAREEKKAARTGQKPHTAFEGPDDPRRWRSFKNLGGEQMLPLVRDEVFALFRKMGERGNGDRTTFGRYMADAQLMIQKPSLLVSAVNMIDKLPLDRGDTKGDLYEYLLSKLTTAGINGQFRTPRHIIRLMVDLLEPQPDWKIGDPACGTGGFLVAVMEYLLRTHSSKEGIIKQTDDDGRPVLGEDGKPAVIYTGDLLEPYKKHIQNDMFFGFDFDATMLRIACMNMMLHGVENPSIRYQDTLSNSFPDSTDPVTKRAAADFFDLILANPPFKGSLDHSDVHSSLTGKVKTRKTELLFLVLMLRMLRLGGRCGVIVPDGVLFGSSTAHRALRELLVDDNQLDAVIKLPAGVFKPYAGVSTALLLFTKGGKTDNVWFYDVQADGYTLDDKRDKIGGSTDFQDIDDCRSRWPKRNPKKDTDRKDKAFFVPAGEIRDPNYDLSINRYKETVYEEPKYDSPKAILKRLQKLNEQEGADLRALEGMLK, encoded by the coding sequence ATGATCACCGGCAAACTCCGGAACGACATTGACAAGCTCTGGACCGAGTTCTGGACCGGCGGCATCACCAACCCGCTCACGGTCATCGAGCAGATCTCGTTCCTCATGTTCTCGCGATTGCTCGACCTCAGCGCAGCCCGCGAGGAGAAGAAAGCTGCACGCACGGGCCAGAAACCCCACACTGCCTTCGAAGGTCCCGATGACCCGCGCCGCTGGCGCAGCTTCAAGAATCTCGGCGGCGAGCAGATGCTGCCCTTGGTCCGCGACGAAGTCTTCGCTCTTTTCCGCAAAATGGGAGAGCGCGGCAACGGCGACCGGACCACCTTCGGCCGTTACATGGCCGACGCCCAGCTCATGATCCAAAAGCCCAGCCTGCTCGTCTCCGCGGTCAACATGATCGACAAGCTCCCGCTCGACCGCGGCGACACCAAGGGTGACCTCTACGAGTACTTGCTCAGCAAGCTCACTACCGCCGGCATCAACGGCCAGTTCCGCACGCCTCGGCACATCATCCGCCTCATGGTCGATCTGCTGGAGCCCCAACCCGATTGGAAAATCGGCGACCCGGCCTGTGGCACCGGCGGCTTCCTCGTCGCGGTGATGGAATACCTGCTCCGCACGCACTCCTCGAAGGAAGGCATCATCAAGCAGACCGACGACGATGGCCGACCCGTCCTTGGTGAAGACGGCAAACCCGCCGTCATCTACACAGGCGACCTGTTGGAGCCGTACAAGAAGCACATCCAGAACGACATGTTCTTCGGCTTCGACTTCGACGCGACCATGCTCCGCATCGCCTGCATGAACATGATGCTTCACGGCGTCGAGAATCCCAGCATCCGCTACCAGGACACGCTCTCGAACTCCTTCCCCGACAGCACCGACCCGGTCACCAAGCGAGCAGCGGCCGACTTCTTCGACCTAATCCTCGCCAACCCGCCGTTTAAGGGCAGCCTCGACCACTCTGACGTGCATTCCTCGCTCACCGGCAAAGTTAAGACCCGCAAGACCGAGCTGCTCTTCCTCGTGCTGATGCTCCGTATGCTCAGGCTTGGCGGCCGCTGCGGCGTGATCGTGCCCGACGGCGTGCTCTTCGGCTCGTCCACGGCCCATCGCGCCCTGCGGGAGCTTTTGGTCGACGACAACCAGCTCGACGCCGTCATCAAGCTCCCGGCCGGCGTGTTCAAGCCCTACGCCGGCGTTTCGACCGCCCTGCTGCTCTTCACCAAGGGCGGCAAGACGGACAACGTCTGGTTCTATGACGTGCAGGCCGACGGCTACACGCTCGACGACAAGCGCGACAAGATCGGCGGCTCGACCGACTTCCAGGACATCGACGACTGCCGCAGTCGTTGGCCGAAGCGTAACCCGAAGAAAGACACCGACCGCAAGGATAAGGCGTTCTTCGTCCCCGCCGGCGAAATCCGCGATCCGAACTACGACCTGTCGATCAACCGCTACAAGGAGACAGTCTACGAAGAGCCGAAGTACGACTCGCCGAAGGCAATCCTAAAGCGGCTTCAGAAACTGAATGAGCAGGAAGGCGCGGACCTGCGCGCGCTGGAGGGCATGCTGAAGTGA
- a CDS encoding Type I restriction modification DNA specificity domain protein, with protein sequence MTATVPIAKVARLNPPTPRELFDHPEREVSFVPMARVGEDGRLHNGEARTVGELAQGYTYFANGDVIVAKITPCLQNGKAAYVEGLKGGHGFGSTEFHVIRPGHTLDGRYLFYMIWNPTFRHFGEQRFTGSAGQKRMPASAVAEFEIPIPYPDDPKRSLAEQKRIAAILDKADAIRRRRHEAARLTDHLIPSLFYDMFGDPVTNPKGWQTENLDQVAQLDRGRSRHRPRDWPPLYGGPYPLIQTGDIANCNGVIREFTQTYSEEGLAQSKLWPKGTLCITIAANIGMTGILAFDACFPDSVVGLVAGKRVTIEYVREWFVGIQKNLDQSAPQVAQKNINLAILNALQIPVPPKHLQERFTRIVGEVRESQGHALAVRQVTDDLFNSLVHRAFRGEL encoded by the coding sequence GTGACGGCCACCGTTCCGATTGCGAAGGTAGCTAGGCTCAACCCGCCGACGCCGCGCGAGTTGTTCGACCATCCTGAGCGCGAAGTGAGCTTCGTGCCAATGGCACGGGTTGGCGAGGACGGGCGGCTTCACAACGGTGAGGCGCGAACAGTCGGCGAGTTGGCACAGGGCTACACCTACTTCGCGAACGGCGATGTAATCGTGGCCAAAATCACGCCCTGCCTCCAGAACGGTAAGGCCGCCTACGTTGAGGGGCTGAAGGGTGGGCATGGATTCGGTTCAACAGAGTTCCATGTCATTCGCCCAGGCCACACGCTCGACGGTCGCTACCTCTTCTACATGATTTGGAACCCGACATTTCGCCACTTCGGCGAGCAGCGATTCACCGGCTCAGCCGGTCAAAAGCGCATGCCGGCAAGCGCAGTCGCCGAGTTCGAGATTCCGATCCCGTACCCGGACGACCCGAAGCGGAGCCTCGCGGAGCAGAAGCGGATCGCGGCGATTCTGGACAAGGCGGACGCCATCCGCCGCCGCCGCCACGAAGCCGCCCGCCTAACCGACCACCTCATCCCGAGCCTGTTCTATGACATGTTCGGCGACCCGGTGACGAATCCGAAGGGGTGGCAGACTGAGAATCTCGACCAAGTGGCTCAGCTCGACCGAGGCCGATCGCGCCATCGGCCTCGCGATTGGCCGCCGCTCTACGGAGGCCCGTATCCACTTATTCAGACGGGCGACATCGCCAACTGCAATGGCGTCATCCGAGAATTCACGCAGACTTACTCCGAGGAGGGACTCGCACAGAGCAAGTTGTGGCCAAAGGGCACGCTCTGCATCACCATCGCAGCGAACATCGGCATGACTGGCATCCTCGCGTTCGACGCCTGCTTCCCGGACAGCGTGGTCGGCCTCGTTGCGGGCAAGCGCGTCACCATCGAATACGTCCGTGAGTGGTTCGTCGGAATCCAGAAGAACTTGGATCAGTCTGCACCGCAGGTCGCGCAGAAGAACATCAACCTTGCGATTCTGAACGCACTACAAATTCCGGTGCCCCCTAAGCACCTTCAGGAGCGATTTACGCGAATCGTCGGGGAGGTCCGGGAGTCGCAGGGGCACGCGTTAGCGGTTCGACAGGTTACCGACGACCTATTCAACTCGCTCGTCCACCGGGCGTTTCGAGGGGAGTTGTGA